A genome region from Urocitellus parryii isolate mUroPar1 chromosome X, mUroPar1.hap1, whole genome shotgun sequence includes the following:
- the Fam133a gene encoding protein FAM133A: MGKRDNRVAYMNPIAMARWRGPTQSAGPTIQDYLNRPRPTWEEVKKQLENKKKGSKALAEFEEKMNESWKKELEKSREKLLSGSESSTKKREKKKKKKKKSCQLSSSSSSADSSSSSSDSENEEKKPGKKRKKKKNLSHKSSECSMSAPESESKESVKKKKKSKVEIRKEKCIRSLSKKRKKTYPEDKPSSPESSSESDHEEEVQAKKKRKCEEKEKAMEKVKKKKKQHKKHSKKKKKKSGSSHKSG; this comes from the coding sequence ATGGGAAAGCGGGATAATCGGGTGGCCTACATGAATCCTATAGCAATGGCCAGATGGAGGGGCCCAACTCAATCTGCAGGCCCAACAATACAAGATTATCTGAATCGACCAAGGCCCACCTGGGAAGAAGTgaagaaacaattagaaaataaaaagaaaggctcCAAGGCCTTAgctgaatttgaagaaaaaatgaatgaaagttgGAAGAAAGAGCTtgaaaaaagcagagagaaattaTTAAGTGGAAGTGAGAGTTcaaccaaaaagagagagaaaaagaaaaagaaaaagaagaaatcttgtCAGTTGTCATCATCTTCATCAAGTGCTGATTCTTCAAGCAGTTCTTCAgattcagaaaatgaagaaaagaagccaggaaaaaagagaaagaaaaagaagaacctcTCACACAAATCATCAGAATGCTCAATGTCTGCACCAGAATCAGAGAGCAAGGaatctgtaaaaaagaaaaagaagtcaaaggtagaaataaggaaagaaaagtgtATTAGAAGTCtcagcaaaaagagaaagaaaacttatcCTGAGGATAAACCATCTTCACCTGAGTCTTCATCAGAATCAGATCATGAAGAGGAAGTACaagcaaaaaagaagagaaagtgtgaagagaaagaaaaagcaatggaaaaagtaaagaagaaaaagaaacaacataagaaacatagtaaaaagaaaaaaaagaagtctggTTCAAGTCACAAGTCAGGAtaa